One Electrophorus electricus isolate fEleEle1 chromosome 10, fEleEle1.pri, whole genome shotgun sequence genomic region harbors:
- the chd4b gene encoding chromodomain-helicase-DNA-binding protein 4 isoform X1: protein MSGSEDDNRDHFGSSRDGKSLGHDVLPSEPIPEVDMPKSKKKKKAKKSRESRSRRQKSLREDVAMSVSSPEALEALRLVEEEEEEEERDLQSESEGSDYAPSKKKKKRSGSSKERRRGEKSSGVPSTMKNKRKDPEPDEEDDEDDDDDIGQEPKSSSQLLADWGMKDIDYTFTQEDYHTLTNYKAFSQMVRPLIAAKNPKIAVSKMMMVLGAKWREFSTNNPMRGLASTNAALVVASAAAAVGSMVTPPGAEPALPVAATLVSTPSSTPTTTPATTPATTSVTAPTPAPQTSVAPPLRKAKTKEGKGPNARRKTKPKPQDKKSKPKKVAPLKIKLGSFKRKRSSSGEEDDGDSDFDSFSVSDGSSRSSRTKNKKSKSSKKKKKVAEDADGYETDHQDYCEVCQQGGEIILCDTCPRAYHMVCLDPDMEKAPEGTWSCPHCEKEGIQWEAREESSEGEEENDEGRREDGAMEEEDDHHMEFCRVCKDGGELLCCDTCPSSYHLHCLNPPLPDIPNGEWICPRCRCPPLKGKVQKVLTWRWGEAPPPMPVPRPLDLPADAPDPPPMIGRKEREFFVKWCNMSYWHCSWVQELQLELNCQVMFRNFQRKTDMEEPPCLDLGAEGDEDKSTKRKSKDPLYARMDDEFGRYGVKMEWLLIHRILNHSVDKKNNVHYLIKWRDLPYDQSSWESEDMEIPDYETYKQHYWNHRELMIGDEGRPGKKLKKVKVRKIEKPPTNPVVDTTIKFDRQPDYLDSTGGTLHPYQLEGLNWLRFSWAQGTDTILADEMGLGKTVQTAVFLYSLYKEGHSKGPFLVSAPLSTIINWEREFEMWAPDMYVVTYVGDKDSRAVIRENEFTFEDNAIRGGKKASKMKKEASVKFHVLLTSYELITIDQAILGSIDWACLVVDEAHRLKNNQSKFFRVLNNYPLQHKLLLTGTPLQNNLEELFHLLNFLTPERFNNLEGFLEEFADIAKEDQIKKLHDMLGPHMLRRLKADVFKHMPSKTELIVRVELSSMQKKYYKYILTRNFEALNTRGGGNQVSLLNVVMDLKKCCNHPYLFPTAANEAPKMPNGMYEGGSLTKASGKLMLLCKMLKKLKEGGHRVLIFSQMTKMLDLLEDFLENEGYKYERIDGGVTGVMRQEAIDRFNAPGAPQFVFLLSTRAGGLGINLATADTVIIYDSDWNPHNDIQAFSRAHRIGQNRKVMIYRFVTKASVEERITQVAKKKMMLTHLVVRPGLGSKAGSMSKQELDDILKFGTEELFKDEIGEGDNKEEDSSVIHYDDKAIERLLDRNQDATEDTELQSMNEYLSSFKVAQYVVKDEDDEEEDVDREIIKQEESVDPDYWEKLLRHHYEQQQEDLARQLGKGKRPRKPVNYNDCSQEDRGSRRDWQDDQSDNQSDYSVASEEGDEDFDERSEANSRRPNRKGLRNDKDKPLPPLLARVGGNIEVLGFNARQRKAFLNAVMRYGMPPQDAFTTQWLVRDLRGKSEKEFKAYVSLFMRHLCEPGADGAETFADGVPREGLSRQHVLTRIGVMSLIRKKVQEFEHVNGQWSMPWMKELEENKKAAAVAAGDDPKTPSSGTPADTQPNTPAPEDLSKGEDSEREMEDRGDGEGDRKRSNIQDDEIIEIPDDGELPPSPERKSSVKELEGDVAASSSDKEGESPDTGGGKEKDKDGEKEEKSYSPKESTSSPDVKAESSEVISTSDSSKTKEQTSEEKTEKMDSSPAGEEKKDLKEERDGVKTDDSRLQNGDEGGGDSEDKKKAVKQRFMFNIADGGFTELHSLWQNEERAATVTKKTYEIWHRRHDYWLLAGIIQHGYARWQDVQTDPRFAILNQPFKGEMSRGNFLEIKNKFLARRFKLLEQALVIEEQLRRAAYLNMTEDPTHPSMALNTRFSEVECLAESHQHLSKESMSGNKPANAVLHKVLKQLEELLSDMKADVTRLPATIARIPPVAVRLQMSERSILSRLASRGPEVTPNQAPR from the exons ATGTCAGGAAGTGAAGACGACAACAGAGACCATTTTGGATCCTCGCGGGATGGGAAGTCTCTGGGACACG atGTGCTTCCCAGTGAGCCTATCCCCGAGGTGGACATGCCAAAGtccaagaagaagaagaaggccAAGAAGAGCAGGGAGAGCAGAAGCAGACGGCAGAAATCCCTCAgagag GACGTGGCCATGAGTGTGAGCTCTCCTGAAGCCCTGGAAGCCTTGCgactggtggaggaggaggaggaggaggaagagcggGATCTGCAGTCTGAGAGTGAGGGCAGTGACTATGCCCccagcaagaagaagaaaaagaggtcAGGCTCTTCCAAGGAgcgcaggagaggagagaaatcTTCCGGTGTCCCATCCACAATGAAGAACAAGCGGAAAGACCCGGAACCAGACgaagaggatgatgaggatgacGATGACGACATAGGGCAG GAGCCCAAGTCATCCTCCCAGCTGCTGGCGGACTGGGGTATGAAGGACATCGATTATACCTTCACACAGGAGGATTATCACACTCTCACCAACTACAAAGCTTTCAGCCAGATGGTCAG GCCCCTGATAGCTGCTAAGAATCCGAAGATTGCTGTGTCAaagatgatgatggtgttggGGGCAAAGTGGCGTGAGTTCAGCACCAACAACCCAATGCGCGGCTTGGCGAGCACTAATGCTGCCCTGGTGGTGGCCTCTGCAGCAGCAGCTGTAGGGAGCATGGTAACACCCCCTGGGGCAGAGCCAGCTCTGCCTGTGGCAGCCACCCTGGTAAGCACCCCCTCATCTACCCCGACAACCACCCCTGCAACCACCCCGGCAACCACGTCAGTAACTGCACCAACACCTGCCCCTCAGACCTCTGTTGCACCGCCCCTGCGCAAAGCCAAGACCAAAGAAGGCAAAG GCCCAAATGCACGTAGGAAGACCAAACCCAAACCCCAAGACAAGAAGTCCAAACCCAAGAAAGTCGCACCTCTCAAAATTAAGCTGGGCAGTTTCAAGAGGAAAAGATCCTCA agtggtgaggaagatgatggagaCAGTGATTTTGACAGTTTTTCGGTGAGTGATGGGTCCAGCCGCAGTAGCAGAACTAAGAACAAGAAATCCAAGAGCtccaagaagaagaagaaag tggccgaAGATGCTGATGGCTATGAGACAGATCACCAGGACTACTGTGAAGTGTGTCAGCAGGGCGGGGAGATCATTCTGTGTGACACCTGCCCCAGGGCCTATCACATGGTCTGCCTGGATCCAGACATGGAGAAAGCCCCTGAGGGCACCTGGAGCTGCCCCCACTGT GAGAAGGAGGGTATTCAGTGGGAGGCACGTGAGGAGAGCtctgagggagaggaggagaatgatGAAGGTCGGCGGGAGGATGGAGcaatggaggaggaggacgacCACCACATGGAGTTCTGCCGTGTGTGTAAGGACGGGGGCGAGTTGCTCTGCTGTGACACCTGCCCCTCCTCCTACCACCTGCACTGCCTCAACCCGCCCCTGCCAGACATCCCCAACGGGGAGTGGATTTGCCCCCGCTGCCGT TGTCCTCCACTAAAGGGCAAAGTCCAGAAAGTTTTGACTTGGCGCTGGGGAGAGGCTCCGCCCCCAATGCCAGTGCCCCGCCCTCTGGACCTCCCAGCCGACGCCCCGGATCCTCCTCCCATGATTGGTCGCAAGGAGAGGGAGTTTTTTGTTAAGTGGTGTAACATGTCCTACTGGCACTGTTCATGGGTACAGGAACttcag ttGGAGTTGAATTGCCAGGTAATGTTCCGTAACTTCCAGCGTAAGACAGATATGGAGGAGCCCCCCTGTCTTGATCTGGGGGCTGAGGGTGATGAAGATAAAAGCACCAAGAGGAAGAGCAAAGACCCACTGTATGCGCGCATGGACGACGAGTTCGGTCGATATGGTGTCAAGATGGAGTGGCTTCTTATACACCGCATTCTCAACCACAG tgtggataaaaaaaataatgtccACTATCTGATTAAATGGCGGGACCTGCCATACGACCAGTCATCATGGGAGAGTGAGGACATGGAGATCCCTGACTATGAAACCTACAAGCAGCACTACTGGAaccacag AGAGCTGATGATTGGGGATGAAGGAAGACCAGGGAAGAAGttaaagaaagtgaaagtgcGGAAGATAGAGAAGCCCCCTACAAACCCTGTGGTGGAT ACCACCATAAAGTTCGACAGGCAACCGGACTACCTGGACTCCACTGGGGGCACCCTGCACCCCTACCAGCTGGAGGGCCTAAACTGGCTGCGCTTCTCCTGGGCGCAGGGCACTGATACCATCCTGGCGGACGAGATGGGTCTGGGCAAGACCGTGCAGACTGCTGTGTTTCTCTACTCACTCTACAAAGAG GGTCACTCCAAGGGGCCTTTTCTTGTCAGTGCCCCCTTGTCCACCATCATTAACTGGGAGCGTGAGTTTGAGATGTGGGCTCCGGACATGTATGTGGTCACCTACGTGGGAGACAAGGACAGCCGAGCTGTGATCCGAGAGAATGAGTTCACCTTCGAGGACAACGCCATCCGCGGCGGGAAGAAAGCCTCCAAGATGAAG AAGGAGGCGTCTGTGAAGTTCCACGTGTTGCTAACCTCCTATGAGCTGATCACCATTGACCAGGCCATCCTGGGCTCCATCGACTGGGCCTGCCTGGTGGTGGATGAGGCACACAGACTCAAAAACAACCAGTCCAAG TTTTTCCGGGTGTTGAATAATTACCCTCTCCAGCATAAACTCCTGCTGACTGGAACCCCCCTACAGAACAACCTGGAGGAACTCTTCCACCTGCTGAATTTCCTCACGCCCGAGAGGtttaa taatCTGGAGGGCTTTTTGGAAGAATTTGCTGACATCGCTAAAGAGGACCAGATCAAAAAACTACATGACATGTTGGGACCTCATATGCTCAGACGACTGAAGGCAGACGTGTTCAAACACATGCCCTCAAAAACAGAGCTCATCGTCCGTGTGGAACTCAGCTCAATGCAgaa aaagTACTACAAATATATCCTGACGCGTAACTTTGAGGCACTGAACACACGGGGCGGTGGGAACCAAGTCTCTCTGCTCAATGTGGTGATGGACCTTAAGAAGTGTTGTAACCACCCCTACCTCTTTCCCACGGCTGCTAAT GAAGCTCCTAAAATGCCCAATGGGATGTACGAAGGCGGGTCTCTCACAAAGGCTTCTGGGAAATTGATGCTGCTGTGTAAGATGCTGAAGAAGCTGAAGGAGGGCGGACACAGAGTACTCATCTtctcacag ATGACAAAGATGTTGGATCTGCTGGAGGACTTCCTGGAGAATGAAGGTTATAAATATGAGCGTATTGATGGAGGTGTGACGGGTGTGATGAGGCAGGAGGCCATCGACAGGTTCAATG CACCTGGAGCCCCACAGTTCGTCTTCCTGCTGTCCACCAGGGCAGGGGGTTTGGGCATCAATCTGGCGACTGCAGACACTGTTATCATCTACGACTCAGACTGGAACCCACACAACGATATCCAG gCTTTCAGCAGGGCTCATCGTATAGGTCAGAACAGGAAGGTGATGATCTATCGTTTCGTCACCAAGGCGTCAGTGGAGGAGAGAATCACACAG gtggccAAGAAGAAGATGATGCTGACCCACCTGGTGGTCCGCCCTGGTCTGGGCTCCAAAGCTGGCTCCATGTCTAAGCAGGAACTGGACGACATCTTGAAGTTTGGCACTGAGGAGCTCTTTAAGGACGAGATTGGGGAGG GTGATAATAAAGAAGAAGACAGCAGCGTGATCCACTATGACGACAAGGCCATTGAGAGGCTCCTGGACCGCAACCAGGACGCCACAGAGGACACAGAGCTCCAGAGCATGAACGAGTATCTCAGCTCCTTCAAGGTGGCCCAGTACGTCGTCAAAGACGAGGATGATGAG GAGGAGGATGTGGATAGGGAGATTATAAAACAGGAGGAGAGTGTTGACCCTGATTACTGGGAGAAACTGCTGCGTCACCATTAcgagcagcagcaggaggacctGGCACGTCAGCTGGGCAAAGGCAAACGCCCTCGCAAACCAGTCAACTACAATGACTGTTCTCAGGAGGACAGAGGTAGTAGACGGG ATTGGCAGGATGACCAGTCTGATAACCAATCAGATTATTCCGTGGCCTCAGAGGAGGGAGATGAAGACTTTGATGAGCGTTCTGAAG CCAACTCTAGGCGGCCAAACCGCAAGGGCTTACGAAATGATAAAGATAAACCACTGCCCCCCCTATTGGCCAGAGTGGGAGGTAACATTGAG GTGTTGGGTTTTAATGCGCGTCAGAGGAAGGCCTTCCTGAATGCAGTGATGCGTTATGGGATGCCCCCACAGGATGCGTTTACCACACAGTGGCTGGTCAGAGACCTGAGGGGCAAGTCAGAGAAAGAGTTCAA ggcATATGTGTCTCTGTTCATGCGTCATCTGTGTGAACCGGGTGCGGATGGTGCTGAGACGTTTGCAGATGGAGTTCCTCGTGAAGGGTTGTCACGGCAACATGTCCTCACACGGATTGGCGTGATGTCACTGATCCGAAAGAAG GTGCAGGAGTTTGAGCATGTGAATGGTCAGTGGTCCATGCCCTGGatgaaggagctggaggaaaACAAGAAAGCAGCAGCCGTTGCTGCGGGTGACGACCCCAAAACACCATCTAGTGGAACACCTGCAGACACGCAGCCcaacacacctgcaccag AGGACCTATCCAAAGGGGAGGActcagagagggagatggaggacCGGGGGGACGGGGAGGGGGACAGGAAACGATCCAACATACAGGATGATGAa atTATTGAAATTCCTGATGATGGTGAGCTTCCCCCCAGTCCAGAGAGGAAGAGCTCAGTGAAGGAGTTGGAAGGAGACGTGGCCGCGTCCTCCTCAGACAAGGAGGGGGAGAGTCCAGACAcaggaggagggaaggagaaagacaaggatggagagaaggaggagaaatCTTACTCTCCAAAAGAAAGTACCTCCTCACCAGATGTTaaagcagagagctcagaggTCATAAGCACTTCAGACTCGTCTAAAACCAAAG AGCAGACCAGTGAAGAGAAGACTGAGAAAATGGACAGCAGTCCCgcaggagaggaaaagaaag ACCTGAAGGAGGAGCGAGATGGTGTAAAGACAGATGACAGCAGGCTGCAGAATGgtgatgaaggaggaggagacagcGAGGACAAGAAGAAAGCAGTCAAACAAAGGTTCATGTTCAACATCGCTGATGGGGGCTTCACAG AGCTGCATTCCCTATGGCAGAATGAGGAAAGGGCAGCAACTGTCACCAAGAAAACCTATGAGATCTGGCACCGTCGCCATGACTACTGGCTCCTGGCTGGCATCATACA GCATGGTTATGCTCGTTGGCAGGACGTCCAAACTGACCCCCGGTTCGCCATCCTGAACCAGCCCTTCAAGGGGGAGATGAGTCGCGGGAACTTCCTGGAGATCAAAAACAAGTTTCTTGCTCGCAGGTTTAAg CTGTTGGAGCAGGCATTGGTGATAGAGGAACAGCTGAGGAGGGCGGCGTATCTGAACATGACGGAGGACCCAACGCACCCGTCCATGGCTCTGAACACGCGCTTCAGCGAGGTGGAGTGTCTGGCCGAGTCACACCAGCACCTCAGCAAGGAATCCATGTCAGGAAATAAACCAGCCAACGCAGTGCTGCACAAAG tCCTTAAACAACTGGAAGAGTTGCTCAGTGACATGAAGGCTGATGTCACACGTCTCCCAGCAACCATTGCCCGGATACCGCCAGTTGCTGTGCGTCTGCAGATGTCGGAGCGGAGCATTCTGAGCCGATTGGCCAGTCGTGGGCCAGAGGTCACGCCAAACCAGGCGCCCCGTTGA